The proteins below are encoded in one region of Buteo buteo chromosome 22, bButBut1.hap1.1, whole genome shotgun sequence:
- the LOC142043297 gene encoding protein shisa-1-like: protein MARGVLRALVLLLALRCSPGQAGEYCHGWAGSVQRWHRGFQCPERYDGPDATLCCGTCSLRYCCASREARLDQGRCPGDHQQPSPRPPVPVPVYLPFLLVGSVFVAFVVGGACVGICCCKCLKSQDEGQQRGLAPGQTWLLEPDLPSPLSSSSSATRSSLNGGLQTNNICMTLAPSLPIIGLAEDARFLSLPPASGQLLHPSHANHRIPTDRTAITAPASFLKRAIYGHSANASPLGVTQGDQMMYSGVHV from the exons ATGGCAAGGGGGGTTCTCCGTGCCctagtgctgctgctggccctgcgATGCAGCCCTGGGCAGGCCGGGGAGTACTGCCACGGCTGGGCCGGCAGCGTGCAGCGCTGGCACCGCGGCTTCCAGTGCCCCGAGCGTTACGATGGCCCGGACGCCACTCTGTGCTGCGGGACCTGCAGCTTGCGCTACTGCTGCGCGTCCCGAGAGGCCCGCCTGGACCAGGGCCGGTGCCCTGGTGACCAccagcagcccagccccaggcctCCGGTGCCAG TGCCTGTGTACCTGCCGTTCCTTCTTGTTGGGTCTGTATTTGTGGCATTTGTTGTTGGCGGTGCCTGTGTTGGAATTTGCTGCTGCAAATGCCTAAAATCCCAGGATGAGGGGCAACAAAGAGGACTTGCACCTGGCCAGACTTGGCTGCTAGAACCTgatcttccttctcccctctccagTTCCAGTTCTGCCACCAGAAGCTCACTGAATGGTGGTCTTCAGACCAACAACATCTGTATGACTCTAGCTCCATCCCTTCCTATTATTGGGTTGGCTGAAGATGCTCGGTTCTTAAGTCTGCCACCTGCCAGTGGGCAACTCTTACACCCTTCACACGCTAACCACAGAATACCAACTGATCGTACCGCAATAACGGCTCCAGCATCTTTCCTTAAAAGAGCAATTTATGGACACAGTGCTAATGCATCCCCTCTTGGGGTAACACAGGGTGACCAAATGATGTACTCGGGAGTTCATGTCTGA